A genomic segment from Pirellulales bacterium encodes:
- a CDS encoding ABC transporter permease: protein MVLEHQPLPFDQWLSEGLPLWLATIGAVALAALFFGFLFSAVLNGPGRAGDMIYRLLSGAVVDLVRISPRRVMALARLAVQESLRRRVLAGLGVFVVILAFAIWFLDARTPDPAKLYLSFVLTATTWLVMVMMVFLSAFSLPNDIKNHTIYTIVTKPVRPSEIVLGRIVGFTMVGTALLAIMGLFSYVFVVRALNHTHEVAMRDLTSGQGEHSGRTGTTRNHFHGVTVDAEGNGSTDTAQGHWHDVTASGSGDNQRLTIGSPQGQFHAREPIYGKLLFLDRTGQPTDKGINVGNEWTYRSYIEGASRSVARWRFNGLKREDFPDGLRLNMTISVFRTHKGNIEQTVVGSYTLRNPRTGVASPGQNFFAKEFSIDDRVVPEKFKDPTGKEKTLDWYDDLVDNGELEIELACLQGGQYFGMAQPDLYLLPRESSFEANFLKGYIGIWLQMLLVIAFGVMWSTFLNGAVAMLATLMTLIAGQFAPWVQELASGQVVGGNTFEAAFRIATQTSLGVALDENLTTKVVQGLDAVTLWPLKIIASLLPNFGQFDDSSYVAEGFNIPTYVLTEHSLTVLGFVIPLFIFGFLCLKMREVAK from the coding sequence ATGGTCCTCGAGCACCAACCATTACCATTTGATCAGTGGTTGTCCGAAGGGCTGCCACTGTGGCTAGCCACGATAGGCGCCGTGGCACTTGCGGCGCTGTTCTTCGGCTTTCTGTTTTCGGCCGTTCTCAACGGTCCGGGCCGCGCCGGAGACATGATCTACCGGCTGCTCTCGGGCGCCGTCGTGGACCTGGTGCGGATCTCGCCGCGCCGTGTGATGGCGCTCGCGCGACTGGCGGTTCAAGAGTCGTTGCGGCGCCGCGTGTTGGCGGGCCTGGGAGTGTTCGTCGTTATCCTGGCCTTCGCCATTTGGTTTCTCGACGCGCGCACGCCCGACCCTGCCAAGCTGTACCTCAGCTTCGTGCTCACGGCCACGACCTGGCTGGTCATGGTCATGATGGTCTTCCTGAGCGCGTTCAGCTTGCCGAACGATATCAAGAATCACACCATCTATACGATCGTTACCAAGCCCGTTCGTCCCAGCGAGATTGTGCTGGGGCGCATTGTCGGATTCACGATGGTGGGTACGGCGCTGTTGGCCATCATGGGGCTGTTCAGCTATGTGTTCGTCGTGCGAGCCCTGAACCACACACACGAGGTGGCGATGCGCGATCTGACGTCCGGGCAGGGCGAACATTCAGGCCGCACCGGAACGACACGGAACCACTTCCACGGCGTCACCGTCGACGCCGAAGGAAACGGTTCGACCGATACCGCCCAGGGGCATTGGCACGATGTCACGGCATCGGGCTCTGGCGATAATCAGCGGTTGACCATCGGCTCCCCGCAAGGTCAGTTCCACGCCCGCGAACCAATTTATGGCAAGCTCCTCTTCCTCGACCGCACCGGACAGCCCACGGACAAAGGCATCAACGTCGGTAACGAGTGGACCTATCGCAGCTACATCGAAGGAGCCAGCCGATCGGTCGCCCGTTGGCGCTTCAACGGTCTGAAGCGCGAGGACTTCCCCGATGGACTGCGTTTGAACATGACCATCAGCGTCTTCCGCACGCACAAGGGGAACATCGAACAAACCGTCGTCGGTAGCTACACCCTGCGCAATCCCCGCACGGGCGTTGCGTCGCCGGGGCAGAATTTCTTTGCCAAGGAATTCAGCATCGACGACCGGGTCGTCCCCGAAAAATTCAAAGACCCGACGGGCAAGGAAAAGACGCTCGACTGGTATGACGACTTGGTCGACAACGGCGAGCTCGAGATCGAGCTGGCCTGCCTTCAGGGCGGGCAATACTTCGGCATGGCGCAGCCAGACTTGTACCTGTTGCCGCGCGAAAGTTCCTTCGAGGCCAACTTTCTGAAGGGCTATATCGGCATCTGGCTGCAAATGCTGCTGGTCATCGCGTTCGGCGTCATGTGGAGCACGTTCCTGAACGGGGCCGTGGCCATGCTGGCGACGCTGATGACCTTGATCGCCGGTCAATTCGCCCCCTGGGTCCAGGAACTGGCGTCGGGCCAGGTCGTCGGCGGCAATACCTTCGAAGCCGCCTTCCGCATCGCGACACAGACCAGCCTGGGCGTGGCACTGGACGAAAACCTGACGACCAAGGTCGTGCAAGGACTGGACGCCGTCACGTTGTGGCCGCTGAAAATCATTGCCAGCCTGCTGCCGAACTTCGGCCAGTTCGATGATTCGAGCTACGTCGCCGAAGGCTTTAACATTCCCACGTATGTCCTCACCGAACATTCGTTGACGGTGTTGGGCTTCGTCATTCCATTGTTCATCTTCGGCTTTCTGTGCCTCAAGATGCGCGAGGTCGCCAAATGA
- a CDS encoding ABC transporter ATP-binding protein, which produces MPTLTPAPGARSHQPSADQIVVETRNLSKIYRDFWGRQKVRALKALDLEVRRGEIFGLLGPNGSGKTTTIKLLLGLLFPTSGEALVFGKPATDVTKNERIGYLPEESYLYRFLNAEETLDFYGRLFNMPSSVRKQRTQELIDMVGLRWAKRRQLREYSKGMTRRIGLAQALINDPELIVLDEPTSGLDPIGTREIKDLILKLRDQGKTVLLCSHLLPDVQDVCDRIAILYQGELKELGRVDTLLKMRDVTEIRTTALDDAAKAEIEAVVRRHQGSVLKIDNPTTTLEELFLGIVRDSEAHPGRRPNEKS; this is translated from the coding sequence ATGCCTACGTTGACTCCGGCCCCAGGGGCACGCTCCCACCAGCCCTCGGCCGATCAGATTGTCGTCGAGACGCGCAATCTTTCGAAAATCTATCGCGACTTTTGGGGCCGCCAGAAAGTGCGGGCCCTCAAGGCGCTCGACCTGGAAGTACGTCGCGGCGAGATCTTCGGACTGCTGGGGCCCAACGGCTCGGGCAAGACGACCACGATCAAGCTGCTGCTGGGGCTGCTCTTTCCCACCAGCGGCGAAGCGTTGGTGTTCGGCAAGCCGGCGACCGACGTCACGAAGAACGAGCGGATTGGTTACCTGCCCGAGGAATCGTACCTGTACCGGTTCCTGAATGCCGAAGAGACGCTCGACTTCTACGGCCGGTTGTTCAACATGCCGTCGTCGGTGCGTAAGCAGCGCACGCAAGAATTGATCGACATGGTCGGCCTGCGTTGGGCGAAACGCCGCCAGTTGCGCGAATATTCAAAAGGTATGACGCGCCGCATCGGCCTGGCCCAAGCCTTGATCAACGACCCCGAGCTGATCGTGCTGGACGAGCCGACCTCGGGCCTGGATCCGATCGGCACCCGCGAAATCAAAGACCTGATCCTGAAATTGCGCGACCAGGGGAAGACGGTGCTGCTGTGCAGCCACTTGCTGCCTGACGTGCAGGACGTTTGCGATCGCATCGCCATCCTTTATCAGGGCGAATTGAAGGAGTTGGGACGCGTCGACACCCTGCTCAAGATGCGCGACGTCACCGAGATCCGCACGACGGCGCTCGACGATGCGGCCAAGGCCGAGATCGAAGCGGTGGTCCGGCGTCACCAGGGAAGCGTGCTGAAGATCGACAATCCGACCACGACCCTCGAAGAATTATTCCTGGGAATCGTGCGCGACAGCGAGGCACATCCCGGCCGCCGGCCCAACGAAAAGTCGTAG
- a CDS encoding alpha/beta hydrolase: protein MTLKMLLLSAIVPAVMGLAWQPASAEELGGEDGFVDSGGVKIHYVTMGKGPLVVLIHGFPDFWYTWREQMPELAKHFQVVAIDMRGFNKSDQPEGVENYKLDKLVGDIDAVVKHFKADKAIIVGHDWGGMVAWSYAMSHPETTDKLVILNLPHPKGLSRELANNPAQQKASQYARNFQQPDAASKVKPEMLAFWVKDPAAKEKYVEAFKRSSMEGMLNYYKANYPREPYTYDENQKFPPIECPVLMFHGLKDTALLSGALDGTWNWVDGDLTLITIPGASHFVQQDAAELVTKNMVTWLTTR, encoded by the coding sequence ATGACCTTGAAGATGCTGCTTCTGTCCGCGATTGTGCCTGCTGTGATGGGGCTGGCCTGGCAGCCGGCCTCGGCCGAAGAACTCGGTGGCGAAGACGGCTTTGTCGACTCCGGCGGCGTGAAGATTCACTACGTCACGATGGGTAAGGGACCGCTCGTGGTTTTGATCCACGGCTTCCCGGACTTCTGGTACACGTGGCGCGAGCAAATGCCCGAGCTGGCCAAGCACTTTCAGGTCGTGGCGATCGACATGCGCGGCTTCAACAAGAGCGACCAGCCTGAGGGTGTTGAGAATTACAAGCTGGACAAGCTCGTCGGCGACATCGACGCCGTGGTCAAGCACTTCAAGGCCGACAAGGCGATCATCGTCGGACACGACTGGGGAGGCATGGTGGCGTGGAGCTACGCCATGTCGCATCCCGAGACGACCGACAAGCTGGTGATCCTGAACTTGCCGCATCCGAAGGGCTTGTCGCGCGAGCTGGCGAACAATCCGGCGCAGCAGAAGGCCAGCCAGTACGCGCGAAACTTTCAGCAGCCGGACGCCGCTTCGAAGGTGAAGCCTGAGATGCTCGCCTTTTGGGTCAAGGATCCCGCGGCCAAGGAGAAGTACGTCGAGGCGTTCAAGCGTTCGAGCATGGAGGGAATGCTGAACTACTACAAGGCGAACTATCCGCGCGAGCCGTACACCTACGACGAGAACCAGAAGTTTCCGCCGATCGAATGCCCGGTGCTGATGTTCCACGGGCTGAAGGATACGGCGCTGTTGTCCGGCGCGCTCGACGGGACGTGGAATTGGGTCGATGGCGACCTGACGCTGATCACGATCCCCGGCGCGAGCCACTTCGTGCAGCAGGACGCGGCCGAACTGGTCACGAAGAACATGGTGACGTGGCTGACGACGCGTTAA